One segment of Myxococcus xanthus DNA contains the following:
- the odhB gene encoding 2-oxoglutarate dehydrogenase complex dihydrolipoyllysine-residue succinyltransferase, with translation MAVEIKVPPLGESITEAVVGKWNKKPGDAVTADEPLVVLETDKVTIDVPAPSAGSLSSIAFKEGDKVRVGEVLGLLEAGAGAPAARPAAAPAPAAAPAPAAEVPAASDARSTPTARKVAEENRLDISQVKGSGAGGRVHKDDVLGQLNRPATPAAPAQPAGPRPNAAREERVRMTPLRKRVAERLIQAQSTAAMLTTFNEVDMGEVMALRKKYNDKFQQKHGVKLGFMSFFIRASVEALKAFPQINAEIDGEDVIFKHYYDIGVAVSGSRGLVVPVVRNADKQGLAELEKSVGELGTKARNDKLALADLQGGTFTITNGGIFGSMLSTPILNPPQTGILGMHNIVERPVARDGQVVIRPIMYIALTYDHRLVDGREAVQFLVRVKECIEDPERLLLDV, from the coding sequence ATGGCCGTTGAAATCAAAGTGCCCCCCCTGGGCGAATCCATCACCGAAGCCGTCGTCGGCAAGTGGAACAAGAAGCCGGGTGACGCCGTCACCGCCGACGAGCCGCTCGTCGTCCTGGAGACCGACAAGGTCACCATCGACGTGCCGGCCCCGTCCGCTGGCTCGCTGTCCAGCATCGCCTTCAAGGAGGGCGACAAGGTCCGCGTGGGCGAGGTGCTCGGCCTCCTCGAGGCAGGCGCCGGCGCTCCCGCCGCCAGGCCCGCCGCCGCTCCGGCTCCGGCCGCCGCGCCCGCTCCCGCCGCCGAGGTGCCCGCGGCGTCCGACGCGCGCTCCACGCCCACCGCGCGCAAGGTGGCCGAGGAGAACCGGCTGGACATCTCCCAGGTGAAGGGCAGCGGCGCCGGTGGCCGCGTGCACAAGGACGACGTGCTGGGTCAGCTCAACCGCCCGGCCACGCCCGCCGCCCCGGCGCAGCCCGCCGGCCCCCGCCCGAACGCCGCCCGCGAGGAGCGCGTGCGGATGACGCCGCTGCGCAAGCGCGTGGCCGAGCGCCTCATCCAGGCCCAGTCCACCGCCGCCATGCTCACCACCTTCAACGAGGTGGACATGGGCGAGGTGATGGCCCTGCGCAAGAAGTACAACGACAAGTTCCAGCAGAAGCACGGCGTGAAGCTCGGCTTCATGAGCTTCTTCATCCGTGCCTCCGTCGAGGCCCTCAAGGCCTTCCCGCAAATCAACGCGGAGATTGACGGTGAGGACGTCATCTTCAAGCACTACTACGACATCGGCGTGGCCGTCAGCGGCAGCCGCGGTCTGGTGGTGCCGGTGGTGCGCAACGCGGACAAGCAGGGCCTGGCGGAGCTGGAGAAGTCCGTGGGCGAGCTGGGCACCAAGGCGCGCAATGACAAGCTGGCCCTGGCCGACCTCCAGGGTGGCACCTTCACCATCACCAACGGCGGCATCTTCGGCTCCATGCTGTCCACGCCCATCCTCAACCCGCCGCAGACGGGCATCCTGGGCATGCACAACATCGTCGAACGCCCCGTGGCCCGCGACGGCCAGGTCGTGATTCGGCCCATCATGTACATCGCGCTCACCTACGACCACCGGCTGGTCGACGGCCGCGAGGCCGTTCAGTTCCTGGTGCGCGTGAAGGAGTGCATCGAGGACCCGGAGCGGCTGCTCCTGGACGTCTGA
- a CDS encoding cold-shock protein — translation MATGTVKWFNDAKGFGFITQDGGGEDVFCHHTAINMDGFRTLAEGQKVEFEVTRGPKGLQAQNVRAAG, via the coding sequence ATGGCAACCGGTACCGTGAAGTGGTTCAACGACGCGAAGGGCTTTGGCTTCATCACCCAGGACGGCGGCGGTGAAGACGTGTTCTGCCACCACACCGCCATCAACATGGACGGCTTCCGCACCCTGGCCGAAGGCCAGAAGGTGGAGTTCGAAGTCACCCGTGGCCCCAAGGGCCTCCAGGCGCAGAACGTCCGCGCCGCCGGCTAA
- a CDS encoding S9 family peptidase: MRHVLTAALLLASASSSAQEQKPLTMSKTQRSQDPFLRQFSETRRFMSGRPGGVRISPDEKSILFLRTQPTSNVQTLYAFDVESGQTQELLTPEAILKGAEETLTPEEKARRERMRVSARGFTSYQVSEDGNRLLVPLSGRLYVVDRASGKVTELKTGPGTLDPRFSPDGKQVSYVREHDVYRIDVAANREQRVTKGGTEAKSHGVAEFVAQEEMGRFTGYWWSPDAKSIAYTEADTTEVEKLTIVDVMHPERGGEDFAYPRPGKANAKVRLGITPVTGGKTVWAQWDAAKYPYLATVTWPKGGPLTALVQNREQTEQKLLAVDPRTGKSRELLTEQDAAWLNLEQVFPLWLEDGSGFLWYTERNGGPEVELRKADGALVRTLVKPDAGFRSLARYIQKDDTLYFNGGPNPTQSHLWRVKAGGAPEKVTTGLDIESGSVSKSGGLMVMNGQGLKSMPKVQVVRGDGTTVGELPSVAKEPPYTPNVEQRQVGPERFWTSLVRPRDFKPGKKLPVIVEVYGGPTTTVVHKSMAAHLMSQWVADQGFLVVKIDGRGTPLRGAKWEREVKGDFSGVTLEDQVAALQALAKEVPELDLSRVGISGWSFGGYMSALAVLKRPDVFKAGVAGAPVVDWLDYDTHYTERYLGVPQQSPEAYEKSSLLTYAKQDKPMGKLLLIHGTADDNVYFFHTLKLSDALFRAGKPHDLLPLSGLTHMVPDPLVTERQWERVMDHFKRNL; this comes from the coding sequence ATGCGCCACGTCCTCACCGCCGCGCTCCTGCTTGCGAGCGCTTCGTCCTCCGCCCAGGAGCAGAAGCCCCTGACCATGTCCAAGACGCAGCGGTCGCAAGACCCCTTCCTGCGCCAGTTCTCGGAGACGCGCCGCTTCATGAGCGGCCGGCCCGGCGGTGTGCGCATCTCCCCCGACGAGAAGAGCATCCTCTTCCTGCGCACCCAGCCCACGTCCAACGTGCAGACGCTCTACGCGTTCGACGTGGAGAGCGGGCAGACGCAGGAGCTACTCACCCCCGAGGCCATCCTCAAGGGCGCCGAGGAGACGCTCACCCCCGAGGAGAAGGCCCGTCGTGAGCGCATGCGCGTCAGCGCCCGGGGCTTCACCAGCTATCAGGTGTCCGAGGACGGCAATCGGCTGCTGGTGCCCCTGTCCGGCCGCCTCTACGTGGTGGACCGCGCCAGCGGCAAGGTGACGGAGCTGAAGACGGGCCCGGGCACGTTGGATCCGCGCTTCTCCCCGGACGGCAAGCAGGTGTCCTACGTGCGGGAACACGACGTGTACCGCATCGACGTGGCCGCCAACCGCGAGCAGCGCGTCACCAAGGGCGGCACCGAGGCGAAGTCGCACGGCGTGGCCGAGTTCGTCGCCCAGGAGGAGATGGGGCGCTTCACCGGCTACTGGTGGAGCCCGGACGCGAAGTCCATCGCGTACACGGAGGCGGACACGACGGAGGTGGAGAAGCTCACCATCGTCGACGTGATGCACCCCGAGCGCGGCGGCGAGGACTTCGCGTACCCGCGCCCCGGCAAGGCCAACGCCAAGGTGCGCCTGGGCATCACCCCCGTCACCGGTGGGAAAACCGTGTGGGCGCAGTGGGATGCGGCGAAGTACCCGTACCTGGCCACCGTGACGTGGCCCAAGGGCGGTCCGCTCACCGCGCTGGTGCAGAACCGGGAGCAGACCGAGCAGAAGCTGCTCGCGGTGGACCCGCGCACGGGCAAGTCGCGGGAGCTGCTGACGGAGCAGGACGCCGCCTGGCTCAACCTGGAGCAGGTCTTCCCGCTGTGGCTGGAGGATGGCAGCGGCTTCCTCTGGTACACGGAGCGCAACGGCGGCCCGGAGGTGGAGCTGCGCAAGGCGGACGGCGCGCTGGTGCGCACCCTGGTGAAGCCGGACGCGGGCTTCCGCTCGCTGGCGCGCTACATCCAGAAGGATGACACGCTCTACTTCAACGGCGGCCCCAACCCCACGCAGAGCCACCTGTGGCGCGTGAAGGCCGGTGGCGCGCCGGAGAAGGTGACGACGGGGCTCGACATCGAGTCGGGCTCGGTGTCCAAGAGCGGCGGGCTGATGGTGATGAATGGCCAGGGCCTCAAGTCCATGCCCAAGGTGCAGGTGGTGCGCGGCGACGGAACCACCGTGGGCGAGCTGCCCTCGGTGGCGAAGGAGCCGCCCTACACGCCCAACGTGGAGCAGCGGCAGGTGGGCCCCGAGCGCTTCTGGACGTCCCTGGTGCGCCCGCGCGACTTCAAGCCCGGCAAGAAGCTGCCCGTCATCGTCGAGGTGTACGGCGGCCCCACCACCACCGTGGTCCACAAGAGCATGGCCGCGCACCTGATGTCGCAGTGGGTGGCGGACCAGGGCTTCCTCGTGGTGAAGATTGACGGCCGCGGCACCCCGCTGCGCGGCGCGAAGTGGGAGCGCGAGGTGAAGGGCGACTTCTCCGGCGTCACGCTGGAGGACCAGGTCGCCGCGCTCCAGGCGCTGGCCAAGGAAGTCCCGGAGCTGGATTTGTCCCGCGTGGGCATCTCCGGCTGGAGCTTCGGCGGGTACATGTCCGCGCTGGCCGTGCTCAAGCGCCCGGACGTCTTCAAGGCCGGCGTGGCCGGCGCCCCGGTGGTGGACTGGCTGGACTACGACACCCACTACACCGAGCGCTACCTGGGCGTGCCGCAGCAGAGCCCGGAGGCCTACGAGAAGAGCTCGCTGCTCACGTACGCGAAGCAGGACAAGCCCATGGGCAAGCTGCTGCTCATCCACGGCACCGCGGACGACAACGTCTACTTCTTCCACACGCTGAAGTTGAGCGACGCGCTCTTCCGCGCCGGGAAGCCGCATGACCTGCTGCCGCTGAGCGGCCTGACGCACATGGTGCCCGACCCGCTCGTCACCGAGCGCCAGTGGGAGCGCGTCATGGACCACTTCAAGCGCAACCTGTAG
- a CDS encoding UPF0489 family protein produces the protein METEDDAPRHLRLAGIIRLGLGGGRGPRDAYVFDPHRLALPAWACALGDTEGPALLVTLDRHLDTVMPRAPAAVPDRTAGLRALDEHARWALDVRNYDHILAAMEAGLVGDALLIARARPRGAFTGDTYVDSRGRPHRLVAVPTVDRAAEAYSRPAPGDAVRDVLDAAGRVLLDVDLDCFTSLSDADPTTVLPWPRQVIREFLLPEDSEPFWDAVLRKTVALTLAREPHHCGGLLASGDLFQDAAQVLFRELLRTEPP, from the coding sequence ATGGAAACGGAAGACGACGCCCCGCGGCACCTGCGCCTGGCCGGCATCATCCGACTGGGCCTGGGCGGGGGACGTGGCCCCCGAGACGCCTACGTGTTCGACCCGCACCGGCTCGCCCTCCCCGCCTGGGCCTGCGCCCTGGGTGACACGGAGGGCCCCGCCCTGCTGGTGACGCTGGACCGGCACCTGGACACCGTGATGCCCCGGGCCCCCGCGGCCGTGCCGGACCGGACTGCCGGTCTGCGCGCGCTGGATGAACATGCCCGCTGGGCGCTGGACGTGCGCAACTACGACCACATCCTCGCGGCCATGGAGGCGGGGCTGGTGGGGGACGCGCTGCTGATTGCCCGCGCCCGCCCCCGTGGCGCCTTCACGGGGGACACCTACGTGGACAGCCGGGGCCGGCCGCACCGGCTGGTGGCGGTGCCCACCGTGGACCGGGCGGCGGAGGCCTACAGCCGCCCTGCCCCCGGCGACGCCGTGCGCGACGTGCTGGACGCGGCCGGCCGGGTGCTGCTGGACGTGGACCTGGACTGCTTCACGTCCCTGAGCGACGCGGACCCGACGACGGTGCTCCCCTGGCCCCGGCAGGTGATTCGCGAGTTCCTGCTCCCAGAGGACTCGGAGCCCTTCTGGGACGCGGTGCTGCGAAAGACGGTGGCGCTGACGCTGGCGCGCGAGCCCCACCACTGCGGCGGGCTGCTCGCGTCCGGGGACTTGTTCCAGGACGCGGCCCAGGTGCTGTTCCGGGAGCTCTTGCGCACCGAGCCCCCGTGA
- a CDS encoding BamA/TamA family outer membrane protein, with product MPCVPLSLPVLLVATFLAAAPSSSEASSDAPAQGLASAIDNYEDALIDEALARHGRVLEPAPEGKILEEVLVATEDVVAEIDPFPDFLNIFHARTRDDVVRREVLLQVGAPYSDVLAQESARNLRGLRLFSMVRLVAVKGRTPDSVALMAVTKDIWSLRLNSDFAAVGSLLQYLKLQGTEQNFLGRGKRIAVDFVLRQDTLSLGQSYTDPRVLGSRWSLSESIAVIQGRETGKTEGSRGNLAVSRPLYSLSTPWSASASVSWNVETNRVYRGASIWQLPFPGGPAVPYVYRTEEVVGGLSYTRSMGTRYKWNVGGTVGAYHYAYGAPLASGLSPEQSEWFNRNYLPRAEDAGYVGLSLRAFDARYEVLRDVDSYVLAEDFQMGHWVAATLRYAPPVFGEQSHFVEGGLALRYRLRLGDSLTTASLSGAVRRPLGPGGAWTNRRWAAELIEVSPKVLGGRFVARGLLDVNIDDLFDRIHLLGGANGLRGAGADAYSGRRLLLFNLEYRSRPIVVKTVHLGGVLFWDSGSAFNDRPAMVHTVGMGLRLLFPQFNVLPFRVDFGYVLNDARPPVGSRFSFAGGQMTDVRPNFMETPL from the coding sequence ATGCCTTGCGTGCCGCTTTCGCTGCCTGTGTTGCTCGTCGCCACGTTTCTCGCGGCCGCGCCTTCCTCGTCGGAAGCGTCGTCTGACGCGCCGGCGCAGGGGCTCGCGTCGGCCATCGACAACTACGAGGACGCGCTGATTGACGAGGCCCTGGCCCGGCATGGACGGGTGCTGGAGCCGGCGCCGGAGGGCAAGATTCTGGAAGAGGTGTTGGTGGCCACCGAGGACGTGGTGGCCGAAATCGACCCCTTCCCGGACTTCCTCAACATCTTCCATGCCCGGACGCGGGACGACGTCGTCCGGCGCGAGGTGCTGCTCCAGGTGGGGGCGCCGTACTCGGACGTGCTCGCCCAGGAGTCGGCGCGCAACCTGCGCGGGCTGCGCCTGTTCTCCATGGTCCGCCTGGTGGCGGTGAAGGGGCGCACGCCGGACTCGGTGGCGCTGATGGCCGTCACCAAGGACATCTGGTCGCTGCGGCTCAACAGTGACTTCGCGGCGGTGGGCTCGCTGCTCCAGTATCTGAAGCTGCAGGGCACGGAGCAGAACTTCCTGGGGCGCGGCAAGCGCATCGCCGTGGACTTCGTGCTGCGGCAGGACACCCTCAGTCTGGGGCAGAGCTACACCGACCCGCGTGTGCTGGGCAGCCGCTGGTCGCTGAGCGAGTCCATCGCCGTCATCCAAGGGCGGGAGACGGGCAAGACGGAGGGCTCGCGCGGCAACCTCGCGGTGAGCCGGCCGTTGTACTCGCTGTCCACGCCCTGGAGCGCCAGTGCCTCCGTGTCCTGGAACGTGGAGACCAACCGCGTCTACCGGGGCGCGTCCATCTGGCAGTTGCCATTTCCAGGCGGGCCCGCGGTGCCCTACGTCTACCGGACCGAAGAGGTGGTGGGCGGCCTCTCGTACACGCGCTCGATGGGCACCCGCTACAAGTGGAACGTGGGCGGCACCGTGGGGGCCTACCATTACGCCTACGGCGCGCCGCTGGCGTCCGGCCTGTCCCCGGAGCAGTCGGAGTGGTTCAACCGCAACTACCTGCCGCGCGCCGAGGACGCCGGCTACGTCGGCCTGAGCCTGCGCGCCTTCGACGCGCGTTACGAGGTGCTGCGAGACGTGGACTCGTACGTCCTGGCCGAGGACTTCCAGATGGGCCACTGGGTGGCGGCCACCCTGCGCTACGCGCCGCCGGTGTTTGGCGAGCAAAGCCACTTCGTCGAAGGCGGGCTGGCGCTGCGCTACCGCCTGCGGCTGGGGGACTCGCTCACCACCGCCTCCCTGTCGGGCGCCGTCCGCCGGCCGCTGGGGCCTGGGGGCGCGTGGACCAACCGGCGCTGGGCGGCGGAGTTGATTGAGGTGTCGCCCAAGGTGCTGGGCGGGCGCTTCGTGGCGCGCGGGCTGCTGGATGTGAATATCGACGACCTGTTCGACCGCATCCACCTGCTGGGCGGCGCCAACGGCCTGCGCGGCGCGGGCGCGGATGCGTACTCCGGCCGGCGGCTCCTGCTCTTCAACCTGGAGTACCGAAGCCGCCCCATCGTCGTGAAGACGGTGCACCTGGGCGGCGTGCTCTTCTGGGACTCGGGCAGCGCCTTCAATGACCGGCCCGCCATGGTGCACACGGTGGGCATGGGCCTGCGGCTGCTCTTCCCGCAGTTCAACGTCCTGCCCTTCCGCGTGGACTTCGGCTACGTGCTCAACGACGCCCGGCCGCCGGTGGGCAGCCGCTTCTCCTTCGCGGGCGGGCAGATGACGGACGTACGGCCCAACTTCATGGAGACGCCGCTGTAG